A part of Gammaproteobacteria bacterium genomic DNA contains:
- the rplL gene encoding 50S ribosomal protein L7/L12: MSREEILSAISELSVLELSDLINDMEEKFGVSAAAAVAVAAPAAAAADADDAEEQTEFDVVLSSFGEKKVPVIKAVRAMTGLGLKEAKDLVESAPVPIKEGVAKDEAEELKKQLEDVGGTVEVK, encoded by the coding sequence ATGTCCCGTGAAGAAATTTTGAGTGCAATTTCTGAATTGTCTGTGCTTGAACTGTCTGACCTCATCAATGACATGGAAGAAAAATTTGGTGTTTCCGCGGCGGCTGCCGTAGCTGTTGCGGCACCTGCAGCTGCTGCGGCAGATGCAGACGATGCCGAGGAACAAACCGAATTCGACGTTGTCTTGTCCTCATTTGGTGAGAAGAAGGTTCCCGTGATTAAGGCAGTCCGGGCGATGACCGGTCTTGGCCTGAAGGAAGCTAAAGACCTGGTTGAATCTGCGCCCGTACCAATCAAGGAAGGTGTCGCTAAGGACGAGGCCGAGGAGTTGAAAAAACAGCTGGAGGATGTTGGTGGAACCGTCGAGGTGAAGTAA